The following proteins are co-located in the Corynebacterium aquilae DSM 44791 genome:
- a CDS encoding ABC transporter substrate-binding protein has product MTTKRVILGSLLAASALAISACSNAANDADTIATEASAVATKAQEAKDKADADKGAVTFTDVKGRTVTLDKAPERVILGEGRGVFATSILDKDHPLDKVVAWGSDLKNAAPTWYANFMEAVPEAKDLPEIGNMAKGDVTVENLLSFNPDLVVMTADHYDGAQTNGLLDKMDAAGINYVVTDFRQHPLENTTKSVALLGEVFGKQDKAKQFNDEWTTKVDAVKKTAEGLDDKPSTFIWRAAGLKDCCSTVNKSNLGELVDAAGGKNLGDTLLDTESGDVTAEKLIAEQPDAIIATGGSWAAKKDKPEAVPHANLGYDTDEATAQATLQGLLATPGFDELKAPKDDEFFAVWHQFYDSPFNYIALEQFAKWLHPEDFKDLDPQKDLEQAHEKYVPFKAKGTFFVKDNVKDNA; this is encoded by the coding sequence ATGACCACCAAGCGCGTGATCCTGGGTAGCCTTCTGGCAGCCAGCGCCCTCGCCATCTCGGCGTGCAGCAACGCAGCCAACGATGCCGACACGATCGCCACCGAAGCCTCCGCTGTTGCCACCAAGGCACAGGAAGCCAAGGACAAGGCCGACGCCGACAAGGGTGCTGTCACCTTCACCGACGTCAAGGGCCGCACCGTGACCCTGGACAAGGCCCCGGAGCGCGTCATCCTCGGCGAAGGCCGTGGCGTGTTCGCCACCTCCATCCTGGATAAGGACCACCCGCTGGATAAGGTCGTCGCCTGGGGCTCTGACCTGAAAAACGCCGCCCCCACCTGGTACGCCAACTTCATGGAAGCCGTCCCGGAGGCCAAGGATCTGCCCGAAATCGGCAACATGGCCAAGGGTGATGTCACCGTCGAAAACCTGCTGTCCTTCAACCCCGACCTGGTGGTTATGACCGCCGACCACTACGACGGCGCGCAGACCAACGGTTTGCTCGACAAGATGGATGCCGCCGGCATCAACTATGTTGTCACCGACTTCCGCCAGCACCCGCTGGAAAACACCACCAAGTCCGTTGCCCTGCTCGGTGAGGTCTTCGGCAAGCAGGACAAGGCCAAGCAGTTCAACGACGAGTGGACCACCAAGGTTGACGCCGTGAAGAAGACCGCAGAAGGCCTGGATGACAAGCCGTCCACCTTCATCTGGCGCGCCGCCGGCCTGAAGGACTGCTGCTCCACCGTGAACAAGTCCAACCTCGGTGAGCTCGTTGACGCCGCCGGCGGCAAGAACCTCGGCGACACCCTGCTGGACACCGAGTCCGGCGACGTCACCGCCGAGAAGCTCATCGCTGAGCAGCCGGACGCCATCATCGCCACCGGTGGCTCCTGGGCCGCCAAGAAGGACAAGCCGGAAGCTGTCCCGCACGCCAACTTGGGTTACGACACCGATGAGGCCACCGCCCAGGCCACCCTGCAGGGCCTGCTGGCAACCCCCGGTTTCGACGAGCTGAAAGCCCCGAAGGACGATGAGTTCTTCGCCGTGTGGCACCAGTTCTACGACTCCCCCTTCAACTACATCGCCCTTGAGCAGTTCGCTAAGTGGCTGCACCCCGAAGACTTCAAGGACCTCGACCCCCAGAAGGACCTGGAGCAAGCCCACGAGAAGTACGTGCCGTTCAAGGCTAAGGGCACCTTCTTCGTCAAAGACAACGTGAAGGACAACGCTTAA
- a CDS encoding ArsR/SmtB family transcription factor, with product MHADSEINEVSPDLIAMAAEVMRILADPTRLAIILELEKHGELGVNALAELVGKKPSGVSQHLAKMRFARLVTTRQEGTSVLYRLVDEHALALAHEAIRQAEHAIAGGQIPPHHR from the coding sequence ATGCACGCAGATAGTGAAATTAATGAGGTAAGCCCCGATCTCATCGCCATGGCCGCCGAGGTCATGCGCATCCTCGCCGACCCCACCCGCCTCGCCATCATCCTCGAGCTGGAAAAACACGGCGAACTCGGCGTCAACGCCCTGGCGGAACTGGTCGGAAAAAAGCCCTCCGGGGTGAGCCAACACCTGGCAAAAATGCGCTTCGCCCGACTCGTCACCACCCGCCAGGAAGGCACCAGTGTGCTCTACCGGCTGGTCGATGAGCACGCCCTCGCACTGGCCCACGAGGCCATCCGCCAAGCCGAACACGCCATCGCCGGTGGCCAAATCCCACCCCACCACCGTTAG
- a CDS encoding MFS transporter yields MSMLTPLNNRAYARLFSAHLVALIGTGLLTVALGLLAVDIGGTRAATIMGLAMSVKMIAYVFASPLMAAAVDRFDTKAVLIASDIIRAGIALCLPFVTYAWQIYALIFILQIASATFTPRFQALIPSLLDDEETYTQALSLSRLAYDTEALLSPLLAAALLTVTSYHNLFVGTAAGFVFSAACVASTALPAAARTPQPAQGSFFHRAGIGLRTFRRSRALTGLAWLNLAIAAPMSIVIVATPDIVQNQLGRTQADVAILLAFFGIGSMAIALILPRILARTPQTGVMLAGAATAITGLLTMSSALLSTTHLSWPTLCLAWLITGAGLSAMLTPSSRLITQHTTAEQRSTTFAAQFALSHACYLITYPLVGFASSAIGIGPTITICTLIAGGAAIMAASIWWTNPCTAPHRTRKHLATA; encoded by the coding sequence ATGAGCATGCTCACCCCCTTAAACAATCGCGCCTACGCGCGGCTTTTCTCAGCCCACCTCGTGGCACTGATCGGCACGGGCCTGCTCACCGTGGCTTTGGGATTACTCGCGGTCGATATCGGCGGCACCCGCGCCGCCACCATCATGGGGCTGGCAATGAGCGTCAAAATGATCGCCTACGTCTTCGCCTCCCCACTAATGGCGGCTGCGGTCGATCGCTTCGACACCAAAGCAGTACTCATCGCCAGCGATATCATCCGGGCCGGTATCGCCCTGTGTTTACCCTTCGTCACCTACGCCTGGCAGATCTACGCACTGATTTTTATCCTGCAAATCGCCAGTGCCACCTTCACCCCGCGCTTTCAAGCGCTCATCCCCAGCCTGCTTGATGACGAAGAGACCTACACCCAAGCGCTGTCACTATCGCGCCTGGCCTACGACACCGAGGCCCTGTTAAGCCCCCTTCTGGCCGCAGCGCTGCTCACCGTCACCAGCTACCACAACCTCTTTGTCGGCACCGCCGCCGGATTCGTGTTCTCCGCAGCCTGCGTGGCCAGCACCGCACTGCCCGCAGCCGCCCGCACACCTCAACCCGCCCAAGGCAGCTTCTTCCACCGCGCTGGCATCGGGCTGCGCACCTTCCGCCGCAGCCGCGCGCTAACCGGGCTGGCATGGCTCAACCTCGCCATCGCCGCCCCAATGTCCATCGTCATTGTCGCCACCCCCGACATCGTGCAAAACCAGCTCGGACGCACCCAAGCGGATGTTGCAATCCTCCTAGCCTTCTTCGGTATCGGCTCCATGGCCATCGCGCTCATCCTCCCCCGCATACTCGCCCGCACCCCGCAAACCGGAGTAATGCTCGCCGGGGCGGCCACCGCCATCACCGGACTACTCACCATGAGCAGCGCCCTACTTTCCACCACCCACCTCAGTTGGCCCACCCTGTGCCTTGCTTGGCTGATCACCGGTGCTGGATTATCCGCCATGCTCACCCCCTCCTCCCGGCTAATCACCCAACACACCACCGCCGAACAACGCAGCACCACCTTCGCCGCCCAATTCGCGCTCTCCCACGCCTGCTATCTCATCACCTATCCCCTTGTCGGATTCGCCAGCAGCGCAATCGGCATTGGCCCCACGATTACTATCTGCACTCTCATCGCCGGTGGTGCGGCCATCATGGCAGCCAGCATCTGGTGGACCAATCCTTGCACCGCCCCACACCGCACCCGCAAACACCTAGCCACCGCATAA
- a CDS encoding glutathione peroxidase: MSFYDIEVTLNNGVDTTMADWQGHLLLIVNTASECGLTPQYAGLQGLFEQYAHRGLFVIGMPCNQFGAQEPGSDEEIAEFCTANFGVGFPLLKKADVNGENAHPLFSYLKEQTGGEDVHWNFEKFLVSEDGEVLGRFSPQTDTDDDDLVDMIEGNLPI, from the coding sequence ATGAGTTTTTATGACATTGAAGTGACCTTGAACAATGGTGTTGACACCACCATGGCGGATTGGCAGGGCCACTTGCTGTTGATCGTCAACACTGCCAGTGAGTGTGGTTTGACGCCGCAGTACGCGGGCTTGCAAGGCCTGTTTGAGCAGTACGCGCACCGGGGTTTGTTTGTCATTGGTATGCCGTGCAACCAGTTCGGCGCCCAGGAGCCGGGCAGTGATGAGGAAATCGCTGAGTTCTGTACCGCGAACTTTGGGGTGGGGTTCCCGCTGTTGAAAAAAGCTGACGTCAATGGTGAGAATGCGCACCCGCTGTTTAGCTACCTTAAAGAGCAGACCGGTGGGGAAGATGTGCACTGGAACTTCGAGAAGTTCCTGGTCAGCGAGGACGGTGAGGTGCTGGGTCGCTTCAGCCCCCAGACCGATACCGATGATGATGACTTGGTGGACATGATTGAGGGCAATCTGCCCATTTAG
- the bluB gene encoding 5,6-dimethylbenzimidazole synthase, with amino-acid sequence MDGHRLKCVTSTDFSSLAPEIRAVYDTIAKRRDVRAEFTGEKLDEQVLMRVLTAAHSAPSVGNSHPWDFVLIDDPQRLAEFATHVATRRQAFAESLPEPRKDVFNPIKVEGIRESGLGVVVTYDPTRGGPHILGRHTIDETGLMSAALAIQNLWLAATAEGLGVGWVSFYQEEFLADFVGCKQPVRPIAWLCLGPVTHLEEVPDLERFGWRSRRPLKDAIHRDHLGS; translated from the coding sequence TTGGACGGGCATAGGCTTAAATGCGTGACCAGCACCGATTTTTCCTCCCTCGCCCCCGAAATCCGCGCCGTATACGACACCATTGCCAAACGCCGAGATGTGCGCGCTGAATTCACGGGCGAAAAACTCGACGAACAGGTACTGATGCGGGTACTCACTGCGGCGCACAGCGCCCCCAGCGTGGGCAACTCCCACCCCTGGGACTTCGTGCTCATCGACGACCCACAGCGCCTCGCCGAGTTCGCAACCCACGTAGCGACCCGACGCCAAGCCTTTGCCGAAAGCCTGCCAGAACCACGCAAAGACGTCTTCAACCCCATCAAAGTCGAAGGCATCAGGGAATCAGGCCTAGGCGTGGTGGTGACCTACGACCCCACCCGCGGAGGACCGCACATTCTGGGCCGCCACACCATCGACGAAACGGGACTAATGTCTGCCGCGCTGGCCATCCAAAACCTATGGCTAGCAGCCACCGCTGAAGGCTTAGGCGTGGGCTGGGTCAGTTTCTACCAAGAAGAATTCCTCGCCGATTTCGTCGGATGCAAACAACCAGTACGACCAATCGCGTGGCTATGCCTGGGGCCAGTGACCCATTTAGAGGAAGTACCAGACTTGGAACGTTTCGGGTGGCGCAGCCGCCGGCCCCTGAAAGACGCAATACACCGGGACCATTTGGGAAGCTAA
- a CDS encoding DUF3558 family protein has translation MKFLGENKKARVSVLLVAIIGSSTALASCAKTSTTNETRTSEPVTVHATQDNGSGQETDLSGVTSFIRPCREIDQKILDEIGLTNRFAEEDGVESGEGNFSSCLFRGEGGQGYYSLVSDEVTKEDVVAKGLLINFMPVIELSSRVYFLDFTDGTDIKDNCQASVDTGRGRLGVGYVGPYGENDVQRYCATVAQMMSDLLVLEPQLIDEPKS, from the coding sequence ATGAAATTTTTAGGGGAAAACAAGAAGGCAAGGGTCAGCGTATTACTGGTCGCCATTATCGGCAGCTCAACAGCACTCGCTAGTTGCGCGAAAACCTCAACAACAAACGAAACCCGAACGTCTGAACCTGTAACCGTTCATGCGACACAAGACAATGGCTCTGGGCAAGAAACTGATCTCTCCGGGGTCACTTCCTTCATTAGGCCGTGCCGGGAAATCGATCAAAAAATCCTTGACGAAATCGGATTAACAAACCGTTTCGCCGAGGAAGACGGTGTTGAGTCGGGGGAGGGGAATTTTAGTTCGTGCTTGTTTAGGGGAGAAGGGGGCCAGGGATACTACAGCCTGGTTTCGGACGAAGTCACCAAAGAAGATGTAGTTGCAAAAGGCTTATTAATTAATTTCATGCCTGTCATTGAACTCAGTTCCAGAGTGTATTTTCTAGATTTCACCGACGGAACAGATATCAAAGACAACTGCCAAGCTTCGGTTGACACGGGGAGGGGGCGGTTGGGGGTTGGGTACGTCGGCCCATATGGAGAGAATGACGTGCAGCGTTATTGTGCAACCGTCGCGCAAATGATGTCGGACCTGCTGGTGCTTGAACCTCAGTTGATCGACGAACCAAAGTCTTGA